NNNNNNNNNNNNNNNNNNNNNNNNNNNNNNNNNNNNNNNNNNNNNNNNNNNNNNNNNNNNNNNNNNNNNNNNNNNNNNNNNNNNNNNNNNNNNNNNNNNNNNNNNNNNNNNNNNNNNNNNNNNNNNNNNNNNNNNNNNNNNNNNNNNNNNNNNNNNNNNNNNNNNNNNNNNNNNNNNNNNNNNNNNNNNNNNNNNNNNNNNNNNNNNNNNNNNNNNNNNNNNNNNNNNNNNNNNNNNNNNNNNNNNNNNNNNNNNNNNNNNNNNNNNNNNNNNNNNNNNNNNNNNNNNNNNNNNNNNNNNNNNNNNNNNNNNNNNNNNNNNNNNNNNNNNNNNNNNNNNNNNNNNNNNNNNNNNNNNNNNNNNNNNNNNNNNNNNNNNNNNNNNNNNNNNNNNNNNNNNNNNNNNNNNNNNNNNNNNNCGTAAGTTTTTTGAGGTTCAAGTTTGACTATAAATTTAGCCACTAAATTGTATGACTACATTTTTATTTGAAATAATTTTCCAGTGGTTAATTTTTAAGTTAGGTTCAAGGTGTGATTAGTACGCTCCTTCTAGCGGGTTTTTAGTTTTTATAATTTTCCCCTCTGACCAAGAAAAGACGGTGCACAAGTTTtttgagattcaagtttgactatcTTAGCCACTAAATGTGGGCTATATGTAACAAAAAGTATATGATTACATTCCTATCTGATAGAATTTTTCAATGGTCAAAATTTAAGTTAGGTTCAAGCTGTGATTGGTACGCTCCTTCTAGCGTTTTTTCCATAACTTTTCCCTCCAACTAAAAGAAGGCGCGCAAATTCGACTACAAATTTAGCCACTAAAATATGGGTTATATGTAATGAAAATTATACAATTACATTTGTATCCAAAAGAATTTTTTAATACTAAAATTTTGAAGTTAGGTTCCATCTGTGATTGGCCGGTTTGGAGCTTGTGAGCGGACCTTATTGCGGGATGGCGGCAAGAGTTGGGTGGGCGCTAGGGGAGGGCACGGGTCAGCGGCAGGGCGGGCAAGAGAGAAGTGAGAAAGAAAGGACCGGGGATCAAAGGAGTTTGTGGGTGGAGCTGTGCTGTTGGGCCTATGTGGCGACAGTCCGGATGCCCCCTAATCCTCACGGAGATGGTTGTCACACCCTGGTCGATTTGGTCAGCTCGTCAGAAGGCAATCCATGAGGGTATATTACAGAGTCTGCATGCTATCCATTCGTTCGTGACGAGCTATATTGTGGAGCTAGAGGCGTTGAGAAGGCCGGCTACAATCAGTTCAGCACCAAGTATGCCGGCTGCAAACTCACGACAACCTTGGAAGGCGCCTTCTGTTGGGTTTGTAAAGATTCATGTAGATGGAGGTTTCTCCAGAACATGTGATAGAGGTGCTGCAGCAGCTGTTTGCAGAGATAGCGGTGGAGTTTTTATGGGCTCCTCGGCACTTGTTGTCTCCGGAATTACTGATCCGGCTATCCTTGAAGCGTTGGCATGCCGGGGGGGACTTTCATTTGCACTTGATCTTGGGGCTTACAAAGTGGTGATTGTGTGTGATTCTAAGGCAGCGGTCTCGGACATCAGGATGGGAACCAAAGGGAGGCACTCGGTTATTGTGAAGGAGATTGTATCGCGGGCAAAAGAGTTTGCTACATGTGATATCATTTTTGAAGGGAGATCATCGAATTGTGAAGCCCATAGTCTTGCTAAATTTTCTAGTTCTTTAGTTTCTGGTCGCCATGTGTGGCTGGGGATTCCCCAGGATCCCCTCATTATTCCTGTAAACCTTGCTACTATCTAAAAAATTGTTGGTTTACCGCTCAAAAAAAATTGACATCATGTGGGGGATTCTTGACAGTCCAAACTGTTCAAGTCGGAATAGGAGAGACCGTTGGAGGCCCGGTTTTGTCCGGATTATCTGTTCCAGACAAATAGGGTAGAAGTAGGAGGAGCCCATTAGAGATTTCCTTGGATTCTTTGGTTCTTTCTTCAGTTCAGATACATTTGGTTTAAACCTCACGTTGACCCATGATAAGCGCTGGTTTGTTCTTTAAAAGTTCCTCTGTGAGGAGACACTGACCGGCCCCAGTTGACACCCTGGCTAAGTGGCTGGTGATGTTCAGACTTCAGACAGAAAACACTTTGGAAatttgtgtgaaaaactttgactaAGAGCAGCTCCTTTTCATGCCTGTGGCATCTAGACCATCAGCTGGTTTGGCAAATGGTAAGAAAATAGCCAATGTGTGCGGTGGAGATGTGGCTGAGCAGGGGATTTTGGCTAAAAAGGGCATTTAGTTGTTTACAGTACATCTTCAGCTGTTTTGACATTCCGCACAATATTCCAAGCCGCATACACATTATCGTACTAGCTAATTACTACTGTGTAGTTCTAAAATATAGTTGATCCTCACTAATTTCAATTCTCTCACTATGCAACTATGCCAACTCATCATGTTACCATGCATGAAAAAAGACATATCTTTAATGCAACCATGTCAACCATGCACGAAAAAGTTCCGCCTTTAAAATGCACCATGCATACTACTAAAATTGAATAAATATTTAACAACTATTAAATAATTTATAAATTATATGTACTACATTTTAGTTCCAGTTCTCACATTTATAATCTAAATACTAATGTTTCATACAGCAAAACCTCATTGAAATAATTGTAACTGATTCCCACAGCAACGCACAGGGTGCCATCTCTAATTACTATGGTGTCAGGTCCAACTTCAGTTGTGCCAACCTGTTCCCAGATTCGTGAACCATTGAACGAATTTTGATTTGGTATATTTCTCTACCATCTCAACTATAGATATGCACACatcatgcatgaaattgttatttaAAATACTAAACCATGCCTTTTATTTTGTTTTCGAGAGATGGGTGGGTGCACGAAATGTAGTGTTACAAATATGCATGCAAAGGGACAACGCCGAAAACCGTAGAAAAAGCGTCCACACACACACAACTCAAAAATTGATTCTACTTGTATAGCTTAATTAGGCGGAGATCCTCATGAGTGATGGACACCACATTTCGATAAACTAGTACCCCACATTAGGCGGAGATCCTCAAGagttaatagtagatgttttttcTCCAAGCCATCGGTGAAAAAAAATCATTGTTGCTCTATAAGAGAACCGACTATGAAATTGTCCATATCACAAGCGGTTTCTTTTActctctccttccatctatatagggcctaatgcgttttttaagaccgcctttgactattgacaagattaatagtacatgacatgcacaatgtaaaaattatatcattgaaagctcctttcacacacgaatttaacgatgtgctttgtgtaagttgcatgtcatatattattactttaatatttggtcaaaattagcctcgaaaaacgcattagaccctatatacatggaaggagggagtaactcCTTTGCAATACATTCATAATTGGCTACAATCTAGGCTCGTGGCATCTAACACTAACTAGATTAATAATGCATCGCTTACAAATGTTCGTTCAACCTTATATACCGCCAAATTGTTGCCTCTATGTCGTAAGCCCTAAGTCATGTCTTCCTTTCTCTCATCCTCACACTAATACTAACAATtaccatttgctcgttcaactcTCTCGGTCAAACTCAAAGACAGATTGATAATGAAGTTGTTTTTTTCTTTCGGAAAAGGATAGTGAAGACGGTTTGAGGAAAAGAACATAGAGAAATGCATCAAGCTTCCTCATCTCATTTTCTGCATACGAAGAAGTCAAGAGAAATAACATAGTTCTTCATCTATAGTACTTGTAATTTACCTTTTTAATTTGAATCAACGAATGCTAGCTTCTTGAGAAACTTCCATCATGTTGTTTGAACGGGAAAAAAAATCATGTTATGGTCTAATTTGTCTGGTTATTTTGGGAGCAAATAAAAGGATGCCGATTCATTAAGTGCTCATAGAACAATATATCAAAATCAAGCTGATATCAAGTTCACCAGATAAAAAGCACTCCACATGACGTATATTAGACAAAACAAAGAATTTCCCATTCACGCTAAGTTAATTTCTCTAATTCATAGTGAAATGGACAATCACTATTACATGGAGTTGTAGAGAACTAAATATACTCTTCTTGAAAATGACATGCATTTGTTCATGATAGAAATGCAATTTGACCTAACATCACACAAGAGAACCAACCACATCCTTCTTCACAACTGCAGAAGAAGGCAAGGATACAAGTTTCCGTCTCGATTAGGACTTCTCAGAACTTGTTGGAACTTCAACATGACGGAATTTTTTATTCTATGTACTAGTAGTATTTttgcaacaaaacaaaacaaactcGATCTTCCTCCATCTTGAAACTCCAACAAATTCATCAAGCAGGTCAACCCTTTGGTTAACCCAGTTAAGTAAAATGTAGCACTAGTAATTACACACGAATCATGCGTACGTAGTAGCAGTTGGCCAGTTGAGTGACGAGTGCATCATCCAGTGCGCGCCAGCTTGCGCGCGCTTATGTCCAGAGCGGCACGTCGGCCCAGCCGACGTGCCCGGCCTGCAtgatgccgccgccgcccgccgcgccgccgtTGACGACATAAAGCGCGTCCGCGTGCGCGGAGCCTACACCAGGCGGTGCGGCGAGCTGGGTCTGTGATCCGCCTCCGCCGGTGCAGTAGGCGTCCTGcggaggcgtggcggcggcggtggccaccTCGACGCAGAGCAGCGCGACGAGGTGCGCGTGGTGGGCGCGGGCGGCCGCGAGCTCCGCCTGCGCGCGCGCGAGCTGCGCCTTGAGGCCGTCGACCTGCCTCTGGAGCTGGCAGATGGCGCCGGCGCTGCCGTAGACGGGGtcccgcgcgcgcgccgccgcctcgtacACCATGCTGCTCACTGCGTCCGCGCGCTGCTCCTCGGGCAGGTCCTGCAGGAGCTTGATGATGTTGCTGGCGCCGAAGACGCGGTGCGCGGTGGCGAACTTGTGGGGGTCCGTGGGTGGGAAGTAGGGCGCCAGCACGCAGCGGTCCACGCACCGGCGGCGGAGGATCTTGCACGCCGCGCACGGGCTCATCACCACCGCCGCCCCCGTCGCCATTGCCGGCGGCGACGTCGGGGTCGGTGAGGAGTGCAACGGCGCCGTGTCGCCCGACGACTCCATGTTCGATCGGTTCGCGCGAGCTCGATTCACTTGGAGCTGAGCTGAGCTAGCTGGTTGCGGAATTCTGTCGCCGTTGGTGCGGTGTATATATAGGGTGTCGATCGGTGTGGGGAAGCTAGGAGTAGAAGCTAGGTGTAGTTGCGGAAAGTGCATTTGATGGCCGATCGAGCTGCACGGAGCCCTTTATTTTTTTTCGTGGAAAATACATTTTCTACACTTCAAAAATAGTTATTTTACACAACTTTAAAAAAAAATCtgagaaagaatagaagctaggtgTAGTTGTGGTTTTTAGGAGGGTCTGTATTAGGAGTTCTTGACAAAGTAATTTGCTATTTCTCGGTGGATTAGATTGAACATCTTTGAGCTTTGCACATCTCTAAATAAATATTCCCTTTGTGTAAAAAATAATACCATTTTGAGACGGAGGAAGTAGATAATTCTAATTTTGGACCacctattaataacgagtagacggTTTGAACTAGATTTTGGAAAAAACGCGAGTTGGTAGTGTTTCTTTTGCGGAAAGGAGTAAACAAAATTCACCGGAAGTACAAAGTACCTCAAACAAACTAAAAATTACATTGCACCAGATTTGAAAATTTTGACAACTTTGCACTTTAATTTTGTTCTATATTTTCAGAGAATTTTAAGATTCCTATTTACCACATAGCAAGTAAGAA
The sequence above is a segment of the Triticum dicoccoides isolate Atlit2015 ecotype Zavitan chromosome 1A, WEW_v2.0, whole genome shotgun sequence genome. Coding sequences within it:
- the LOC119362966 gene encoding LOB domain-containing protein 1-like, which produces MESSGDTAPLHSSPTPTSPPAMATGAAVVMSPCAACKILRRRCVDRCVLAPYFPPTDPHKFATAHRVFGASNIIKLLQDLPEEQRADAVSSMVYEAAARARDPVYGSAGAICQLQRQVDGLKAQLARAQAELAAARAHHAHLVALLCVEVATAAATPPQDAYCTGGGGSQTQLAAPPGVGSAHADALYVVNGGAAGGGGIMQAGHVGWADVPLWT